The bacterium region CCACCTCGCCCCCGGTTTTTTCGCAAAGCCTCTCAACGATCCGGCCGAGCATTTCCCGGAGCGGCTCCAGGGCCGCCGGGTCAGCGACCTCGATCACCAGGGTCCGGCCCCGGAGCCCCTTGACGCGGGTCCGCCGCGCGAGGGACGGCCCGACGATCTCCTCCCACACCAGGCGCAGCCGGCCCAGGCGCACCGCCTCCCGCATCCGTCTGGAGCCCAGGCTTCCCCCGATCAGCTCGCCGATGGGCCTCGGATCACCCATCACGGCTCCCCGTCGGATTCGTCGCTGAAGACGTGCTTCTTGCCGCGCTTCAGAGCAATGGAGATGAAGAGAGCCGAACCGCCGAAGAGTATAATCACGCCCACGGTGAACATGATCCAGGCCCCCGGAGTCATGTGCTGGGTCCGGTCAATGGTCGCCAACCCTTCTTCGACGGCCTCGTGGAGCCTGGGCGAGAGGTTTTCCCGGGCGAGTTTTTGCAGGAACGCGCGCCCCTCGTCGTAGCCGAAGGGAGCCAGGGCCCCGACGGCGGCGACGCGCACCCCGTCCTGGAGGCCGGCGTCGCCGGCCAGTTCGGCGAGCGTCTCGTAGGCCCAGTCGCCCTCGATGGTCCCGATGACGCCCACGGCGGCCTCGCGTGCTTCGAGGGCCAGCCGCCCGTCCAGCGCCAGGGAACGGTGAAACTCGGCCAGACGCTCGTCCACCATCAGGCCGACGACGAGCGCCGCCCGCTCCGCCCCGCCCTTTCCCCGGGACAGCTCCGCCAGGTACCCCGCGGTCCAGCCGCCGGGGTCGCCGTCCAGGGCCGCCTCGATCAGGGCGCAAGCCAGAGCCTGGGGCCGCTCCTCCCCGCCCGCGGCCTCCACGGTCACCCGCCCCAACAGGTCGGCGGCGGCGGCGCGCAGGCCGGGGTCCTCGGACACGTCGGCCACGATTGCGGCCAGCGTATCGGCGGAGTCCTCGAGGTCCGTCCCTTCCACCCCGAGCCGGGCGACGAGCTCCAGGCGCTCCGCGTGCCTGGCCGCCCGTTCCGGGGTCACGGTCACGGACTCCGGGCGGAGGGGACCGACGGTCGTCGTCGGCTCCCCGGTCCCCGCCGCGACCGACGAGACGAGGAGGATCAACGCGGTCGGGAGATTGAGCCTATTCACCGGTCCCACCCCCTTGCTCGCCGGCCGGCGCCCGGTTATTGTCGGCGCGGATGCGCATGAAGACGAAGCTCAGCGCGAAGACCACCGCCACCACGCCCCAGCCTCCGGCGAAGAGCGCCCAGTCCGGGTAGCCGCCGTAAGGCTCGGTGATGGTCTTTACCAGGTCCATGCCGAAGGTGACGACCAGGATCGCCGGAGTGAAGTATTTGACGAGGAAGTCCCACCAGCGGCCTATCTTTATCTCGCTGTCCCGGTTGGCGTACTCCCGAAGCTTCCGCGCCCCGTAGAGCCAGCCCAGGACAATGCACTCGAAGAGACCTCCCAGAATCAGGCCGAACTTGTTGATGAAGTTGTCCACGATGTCCAGCCAGTAAAGCCCGCCGTCGGTGGCGAACAGAAGCCCGAAGGCGAAGGCGATGACGCAGACCGTTATCAGTACGGGCGTGCGCTTGAGCCCCAGCTTGTTGACCCAGGCCTCCGACGTGGCCTCCACCAGGCTGAAGGCCGAGTCTATCCCCAGGGTCAGGAGCATGATGAAGAAGATGGCGGCGAAGAACCCGGGCCAGAAGGGGAGCTGGTTGAGAATCGTGGGGTAGACGGCGAAAACCAGGCCCGGCCCCGATTCCATCACCCCCGCCACGGTGTGGTGGCTCCCCACCGCCAGGAACCCCAG contains the following coding sequences:
- a CDS encoding DUF721 domain-containing protein — translated: MGDPRPIGELIGGSLGSRRMREAVRLGRLRLVWEEIVGPSLARRTRVKGLRGRTLVIEVADPAALEPLREMLGRIVERLCEKTGGEVEGVELPR
- a CDS encoding MetS family NSS transporter small subunit is translated as MNRLNLPTALILLVSSVAAGTGEPTTTVGPLRPESVTVTPERAARHAERLELVARLGVEGTDLEDSADTLAAIVADVSEDPGLRAAAADLLGRVTVEAAGGEERPQALACALIEAALDGDPGGWTAGYLAELSRGKGGAERAALVVGLMVDERLAEFHRSLALDGRLALEAREAAVGVIGTIEGDWAYETLAELAGDAGLQDGVRVAAVGALAPFGYDEGRAFLQKLARENLSPRLHEAVEEGLATIDRTQHMTPGAWIMFTVGVIILFGGSALFISIALKRGKKHVFSDESDGEP